A single window of Modestobacter italicus DNA harbors:
- a CDS encoding NAD-dependent epimerase/dehydratase family protein, with amino-acid sequence MRVFVTGASGWIGSAVVPELLGAGHEVVGLARTEASAAALAASGAEVLRGDLDDLAALRRGAEEAEGVVHLANKHDFADPAVSNRAERAAVETLTAALAGSDRPLVLAAGVAGLAEGRPALESDPNPAVGPDSARGGAENLALDQVAHGVRTVSARFAPTVHGAGDHGFIAFIAAAARRAGVSAYVGEGSNAWSAVHRSDAARLVRLGLEQAPAGTRLHVVAEEAVPTREIAEALGRALDLPVRSISPEEAVDRLGPFIGTFYGMDVRASSEATRALLGWTPTGPTLLADIAAGAYPGA; translated from the coding sequence ATGCGGGTGTTCGTGACGGGGGCCAGCGGCTGGATCGGGTCGGCCGTGGTGCCGGAGCTGCTCGGGGCCGGGCACGAGGTCGTCGGGCTGGCGCGCACGGAGGCGTCGGCCGCTGCGCTGGCGGCCAGCGGCGCGGAGGTGCTGCGGGGCGATCTCGACGACCTGGCCGCGCTGCGCCGGGGTGCGGAGGAGGCCGAGGGCGTGGTCCACCTGGCCAACAAGCACGACTTCGCCGACCCGGCGGTGTCGAACAGGGCGGAGCGGGCTGCCGTCGAGACGCTCACCGCAGCCCTCGCCGGCAGCGACCGCCCGCTGGTGCTCGCCGCCGGTGTCGCCGGGCTGGCGGAGGGCCGCCCGGCGCTCGAGTCCGACCCGAACCCGGCGGTGGGGCCGGACTCGGCGCGCGGAGGTGCGGAGAACCTGGCGCTGGACCAGGTGGCGCACGGGGTGCGCACCGTCAGCGCCCGCTTCGCCCCGACGGTGCACGGTGCGGGCGACCACGGGTTCATCGCGTTCATCGCCGCTGCCGCCCGCCGGGCCGGCGTCTCAGCCTACGTCGGCGAGGGCAGCAACGCCTGGTCCGCCGTCCACCGGTCCGACGCCGCGCGGCTGGTCCGGCTCGGGCTGGAGCAGGCGCCGGCCGGTACCCGGCTGCACGTGGTGGCGGAGGAGGCCGTGCCCACCCGGGAGATCGCCGAGGCCCTCGGGCGGGCGCTGGACCTGCCGGTCCGGTCCATCTCGCCCGAGGAGGCCGTCGACCGCCTCGGGCCGTTCATCGGGACCTTCTACGGCATGGACGTGCGGGCGTCGAGCGAGGCGACCCGCGCCCTGCTCGGCTGGACGCCGACGGGCCCGACCCTGCTGGCGGACATCGCCGCCGGCGCCTACCCGGGGGCCTGA
- a CDS encoding TetR/AcrR family transcriptional regulator, protein MPRWESGARERLQQAALPLFQERGYDGVTVAEIAAAAGLTERTFFRHFTDKREVLFQGQDQLERSFLDGAAEASGDDAMSLARAALDRAAGFFPDDRRPWARARQTVIDANPALQERELLKLSALAAALTRALAARGIDPVTAALAAESTVTVFRTAFTAWIAEEEPRPFAEVQAAVLTGLHALLAPGRA, encoded by the coding sequence ATGCCCAGGTGGGAGTCCGGTGCGCGGGAACGGCTGCAGCAGGCCGCGCTGCCCCTCTTCCAGGAGCGCGGCTACGACGGCGTCACCGTGGCCGAGATCGCCGCGGCGGCCGGGCTGACCGAGCGGACGTTCTTCCGGCACTTCACCGACAAGCGCGAGGTGCTGTTCCAGGGGCAGGACCAGCTCGAGCGGTCCTTCCTCGACGGCGCGGCCGAGGCCTCCGGGGACGACGCGATGTCGCTGGCCCGGGCGGCGCTGGACCGGGCAGCCGGGTTCTTCCCCGACGACCGGCGCCCCTGGGCGCGGGCCCGGCAGACCGTGATCGACGCGAACCCCGCGCTGCAGGAGCGCGAGCTGCTCAAGCTGTCGGCCCTGGCCGCGGCGCTGACCCGCGCACTCGCCGCCCGGGGGATCGACCCGGTGACCGCAGCCCTGGCGGCCGAGAGCACGGTGACCGTCTTCCGCACGGCCTTCACCGCCTGGATCGCCGAGGAGGAGCCGCGCCCGTTCGCGGAGGTGCAGGCCGCGGTGCTGACCGGGCTGCACGCCCTGCTCGCCCCCGGCCGCGCCTGA
- the purD gene encoding phosphoribosylamine--glycine ligase, producing the protein MRVLVIGSGAREHALCVALQSDPAVTALACAPGNAGTAVIAQPFALDVGDPVAVAALATEWLADLVVIGPELPLVAGAADAVRDAGIACFGPSEQAAQLEGSKAFAKHVMTAAGVPTARFWAVGGPAELETALDEAGPPYVVKDDGLAAGKGVLVTADRAAAVAHGHAVLDTGHPVLIEEFLDGPEVSLFAVTDGTTVVPLLPAQDHKRRDDGDEGPNTGGMGAYAPLPWAPADLVDTVLATVLQPTVDEMARRGEPFSGLLYAGLALTSAGVRVVEFNARFGDPETEVVLPLLETPLAGLLHAAATGTLAEQPPLRWRDGAAVTVVVAAAGYPQRPRLGDPVTGADAEGVLHAGTVVGPDGLVHSAGGRVLAVTAAGPDLAAARQAAYERVAGVRLAGAHWRTDIALAAVEGRITG; encoded by the coding sequence GTGCGCGTCCTCGTGATCGGCTCCGGTGCCCGGGAGCACGCCCTGTGCGTCGCTCTGCAGTCCGACCCCGCGGTCACGGCCCTGGCCTGCGCCCCCGGCAACGCCGGTACCGCGGTGATCGCCCAGCCGTTCGCCCTGGACGTCGGCGACCCGGTCGCGGTGGCGGCGCTGGCCACCGAGTGGCTCGCCGACCTGGTCGTCATCGGCCCGGAGCTGCCGCTGGTCGCCGGTGCCGCCGACGCCGTCCGGGACGCCGGGATCGCCTGCTTCGGCCCCTCGGAGCAGGCCGCGCAGCTGGAGGGCTCGAAGGCCTTCGCCAAGCACGTGATGACCGCCGCCGGGGTGCCGACCGCGCGGTTCTGGGCCGTCGGCGGCCCGGCCGAGCTGGAGACCGCGCTGGACGAGGCGGGCCCGCCCTACGTGGTGAAGGACGACGGCCTGGCGGCGGGCAAGGGCGTGCTGGTCACCGCCGACCGCGCGGCCGCGGTCGCGCACGGGCACGCCGTGCTCGACACCGGCCACCCGGTGCTGATCGAGGAGTTCCTCGACGGCCCGGAGGTGTCGCTGTTCGCCGTGACCGACGGGACGACGGTGGTGCCGCTGCTGCCCGCGCAGGACCACAAGCGGCGCGACGACGGCGACGAGGGCCCGAACACCGGCGGGATGGGCGCCTACGCCCCGCTGCCCTGGGCGCCGGCCGACCTGGTCGACACCGTGCTGGCGACCGTCCTGCAGCCCACGGTGGACGAGATGGCGCGCCGCGGCGAGCCGTTCAGCGGGCTGCTCTACGCCGGGCTGGCGCTGACCTCGGCCGGCGTCCGGGTGGTGGAGTTCAACGCCCGCTTCGGCGACCCGGAGACCGAGGTCGTGCTGCCGCTGCTGGAGACCCCGCTGGCCGGGCTGCTGCACGCCGCGGCCACCGGCACGCTGGCCGAGCAGCCGCCGCTGCGCTGGCGGGACGGCGCCGCGGTGACCGTCGTGGTCGCCGCGGCGGGCTACCCGCAGCGCCCGCGCCTCGGCGACCCGGTCACCGGGGCCGACGCCGAGGGCGTGCTGCACGCGGGCACCGTCGTCGGGCCGGACGGGCTGGTGCACTCCGCCGGGGGCCGCGTGCTGGCGGTCACCGCCGCCGGCCCCGACCTCGCCGCCGCCCGGCAGGCCGCCTACGAGCGGGTCGCCGGCGTCCGGCTGGCCGGGGCGCACTGGCGGACCGACATCGCGCTGGCCGCCGTCGAGGGCCGCATCACCGGCTGA
- the rsgA gene encoding ribosome small subunit-dependent GTPase A: MHLAAPGCVGDDAPEPPDGTQVARVLRVDRGLLTVLAAAGEQRVHPGGGLHDGSGVAVGDWVAVRGELAVRVLPRRTAFVRTAAGRGSAPQVVAANVDVVLVVDALGGAARLRRIERYLAVAWASGATPVVVLTKADLCPDVPAALALVAEDAVGVDVLAVSAVSGAGLAELRARVHPGCTAAMVGPSGVGKSSLVNALTGRPVAATAGIREDGRGRHTTTARELHQLPGGGLLIDTPGMRELALPGADGLDTTYADVADWAQDCRFRDCAHRTEPGCAVSAAIDRGELDPSRFTAWRKLQAEAHRQELRADARARAEEHARVRAFSRELRARPGRPRR, from the coding sequence ATGCATCTCGCAGCTCCCGGGTGTGTCGGGGACGACGCGCCGGAACCCCCCGACGGCACGCAGGTCGCCCGCGTTCTGAGGGTCGACCGCGGCCTGCTCACCGTGCTCGCCGCCGCCGGCGAGCAACGGGTCCACCCGGGCGGCGGCCTGCACGACGGGTCGGGCGTGGCGGTCGGCGACTGGGTCGCGGTGCGCGGGGAGCTGGCGGTCCGCGTGCTGCCCCGCCGGACGGCGTTCGTCCGCACCGCCGCCGGCCGCGGGTCGGCGCCGCAGGTGGTCGCGGCCAACGTCGACGTCGTCCTGGTGGTCGACGCCCTGGGCGGAGCCGCCCGGCTGCGCCGCATCGAGCGCTACCTGGCCGTGGCCTGGGCCAGCGGGGCCACGCCGGTCGTCGTCCTCACCAAGGCCGACCTGTGCCCGGACGTCCCGGCCGCGCTGGCCCTCGTCGCCGAGGACGCCGTCGGGGTCGACGTGCTGGCGGTCAGCGCCGTCAGCGGGGCGGGCCTCGCGGAGCTGCGCGCCCGGGTGCACCCCGGGTGCACCGCCGCGATGGTCGGGCCCTCCGGGGTGGGCAAGTCCAGCCTGGTCAACGCGCTGACCGGCCGGCCGGTCGCGGCGACCGCCGGGATCCGGGAGGACGGCCGCGGCCGGCACACGACCACCGCCCGCGAGCTGCACCAGCTGCCCGGCGGGGGCCTGCTCATCGACACCCCGGGGATGCGCGAGCTGGCGCTGCCCGGGGCCGACGGGCTGGACACCACCTACGCCGACGTCGCCGACTGGGCGCAGGACTGCCGGTTCCGCGACTGCGCGCACCGCACCGAGCCCGGCTGCGCGGTGTCCGCCGCGATCGACCGCGGCGAGCTCGACCCCTCCCGGTTCACCGCCTGGCGGAAGCTGCAGGCCGAGGCGCACCGGCAGGAGCTGCGCGCCGACGCGCGGGCGCGGGCGGAGGAGCACGCCCGGGTGCGGGCGTTCAGCCGGGAGCTGCGGGCCCGGCCGGGCCGGCCCCGGCGGTGA
- a CDS encoding glycerophosphodiester phosphodiesterase family protein: MHETGLKAVDSPRRERTPLVIGHRGAPSYRPEHTRASYELAVDLGADVVEADFVVSRDGVLIARHENELSRSTDVAAHPEFAGRRRTQEVDGEELTGWFTEDFTLAELRTLGAVERMPGVRPLNTAYDGRYGVLTLAEVVELVRARSTPTRRVRLQAELKAPAWFAGQGLPMTELLAAELGRLDARGADGPVVVMAFEPQALRDLRDDLGTRGTRLVQLIEEEGIQDALVTPAGLREISTYADGIAPHKGRILLHGADGTLVGVSDLITQAHRAGLTVEPWTLRPENLFLPSHLRRGTDPSGIGDAQTEARLLLALGVDSVITDAPETAHRARAELTAEAMAPIRPRV, translated from the coding sequence ATGCACGAGACCGGCCTGAAGGCCGTCGACTCGCCACGCCGGGAGCGCACCCCGCTCGTCATCGGCCACCGGGGAGCACCGAGCTACCGACCCGAGCACACCCGAGCCAGCTACGAGCTGGCCGTCGACCTGGGCGCCGACGTCGTCGAGGCCGACTTCGTCGTCAGCCGCGACGGCGTCCTGATCGCCCGGCACGAGAACGAGCTGTCCCGGTCCACCGACGTCGCAGCGCACCCGGAGTTCGCCGGCCGCCGGCGCACCCAGGAGGTGGACGGCGAGGAGCTCACCGGCTGGTTCACCGAGGACTTCACCCTCGCCGAGCTGCGCACCCTGGGCGCGGTCGAGCGGATGCCCGGGGTCCGGCCGCTGAACACCGCCTACGACGGCCGGTACGGCGTGCTGACCCTCGCCGAGGTCGTGGAGTTGGTGCGGGCCCGGTCCACCCCCACCCGGCGAGTCCGGCTGCAGGCCGAGCTGAAGGCCCCGGCGTGGTTCGCCGGCCAGGGCCTGCCGATGACCGAGCTGCTCGCCGCGGAGCTGGGCCGGCTGGACGCCCGGGGCGCCGACGGGCCGGTGGTGGTCATGGCGTTCGAGCCGCAGGCCCTGCGCGACCTGCGCGACGACCTCGGCACCCGGGGCACCCGGCTGGTGCAGCTGATCGAGGAGGAGGGGATCCAGGACGCGCTGGTCACCCCCGCCGGGCTGCGCGAGATCTCGACCTACGCCGACGGGATCGCCCCGCACAAGGGCCGGATCCTGCTCCACGGCGCCGACGGCACCCTCGTCGGCGTCTCCGACCTCATCACCCAGGCGCACCGGGCCGGGCTGACCGTCGAACCGTGGACGCTGCGCCCGGAGAACCTCTTCCTGCCCAGCCACCTGCGCCGCGGCACCGACCCGAGCGGCATCGGCGACGCCCAGACCGAGGCCCGGCTGCTGCTGGCCCTCGGTGTGGACAGCGTGATCACCGACGCCCCCGAGACCGCACACCGCGCCCGCGCCGAGCTCACCGCCGAGGCCATGGCCCCCATCCGCCCGAGGGTCTAG
- a CDS encoding adenylosuccinate synthase: MPAVVLIGAQWGDEGKGKATDLLGGRVPYVVRYQGGNNAGHTVITPDGERYALHLIPSGILTPGCTPVIGNGVVIDPEVLIGELAGLEERGVDTSRLVISADAHLIMPHHRALDRVTERFLGQRKIGTTGRGIGPAYGDKVARNGIRVADLLDLSILRQKLEGTLMEKNQVLVKVYNRKAIDVDEVVEEYAAYAEALKPRIVDTRLMLGKALDAGEWVLLEGSQGTLLDVDHGTYPFVTSSNPTAGGAAVGAGVGPTRIERVVGILKAYTTRVGSGPFPTELHDQWGEYLRKHGGEVGVTTGRDRRCGWFDAVVARYASRVNGITDYFLTKLDVLSGLETVPICVAYDVDGVRHDEMPMTQTEFHHATPVYEEMPGWFEDISACRRFEDLPPNAQAYVRRLEELSGARVSVIGVGPGRDENVVLHDLI, from the coding sequence ATGCCGGCAGTCGTGCTGATCGGTGCCCAGTGGGGCGACGAGGGCAAGGGCAAGGCCACCGACCTGCTCGGTGGCCGCGTGCCCTACGTCGTGCGCTACCAGGGCGGCAACAACGCCGGCCACACGGTGATCACCCCGGACGGCGAGCGGTACGCGCTGCACCTGATCCCGTCGGGGATCCTGACGCCGGGCTGCACGCCGGTCATCGGCAACGGCGTGGTGATCGACCCCGAGGTGCTCATCGGCGAGCTGGCCGGCCTCGAGGAGCGCGGTGTGGACACCTCACGCCTGGTGATCTCCGCCGACGCGCACCTGATCATGCCGCACCACCGCGCCCTGGACCGGGTCACCGAGCGGTTCCTCGGCCAGCGCAAGATCGGCACGACCGGGCGCGGCATCGGCCCCGCCTACGGCGACAAGGTGGCCCGCAACGGCATCCGGGTCGCCGACCTGCTCGACCTCTCCATCCTCCGGCAGAAGCTCGAGGGCACGCTGATGGAGAAGAACCAGGTCCTGGTCAAGGTCTACAACCGCAAGGCGATCGACGTCGACGAGGTGGTCGAGGAGTACGCGGCCTACGCCGAGGCGCTCAAGCCGCGGATCGTCGACACCCGGCTGATGCTGGGCAAGGCGCTCGACGCCGGCGAGTGGGTGCTGCTGGAGGGCTCGCAGGGCACCCTGCTGGACGTCGACCACGGCACCTATCCGTTCGTGACGTCGTCCAACCCGACCGCCGGGGGCGCGGCCGTGGGCGCCGGCGTCGGCCCGACCCGCATCGAGCGCGTGGTCGGCATCCTCAAGGCCTACACGACCCGCGTCGGTTCCGGCCCGTTCCCGACCGAGCTCCACGACCAGTGGGGTGAGTACCTCCGCAAGCACGGCGGCGAGGTCGGCGTCACCACCGGCCGCGACCGGCGCTGCGGCTGGTTCGACGCCGTCGTCGCCCGCTACGCCAGCCGGGTCAACGGCATCACCGACTACTTCCTCACCAAGCTCGACGTCCTCTCCGGCCTGGAGACGGTGCCGATCTGCGTGGCCTACGACGTCGACGGCGTCCGGCACGACGAGATGCCGATGACCCAGACCGAGTTCCACCACGCCACTCCGGTGTACGAGGAGATGCCCGGCTGGTTCGAGGACATCTCCGCCTGCCGCCGCTTCGAGGACCTGCCGCCCAACGCGCAGGCCTACGTCCGCCGGCTCGAGGAGCTCTCCGGCGCCCGGGTCAGCGTCATCGGCGTCGGCCCCGGCCGCGACGAGAACGTGGTGCTGCACGACCTCATCTGA
- a CDS encoding ABC transporter permease, whose amino-acid sequence MLPVSPARLAPFAPAPTVPPRSAGRRLLDRLLARPSVGALLGVLSVGLFFAVQAPGLLSAGGAATVVDIAAPLGIGGVAVALLLVAGQFDLSIGVVAVSTSLVTALLVTESGLGTWPALVASLAVALLIGAVNGLLVVTTGLPSFLVTLATFLVLQGASLSLSAAIAGSSRVSGLAGAPGWESAVAVFGSTLQLGDGRFRISLVWWLVATALTTWLLFRTRFGNAVLGTGGAPRAARELGVPVRRTTVLLFLGTAAAGWLIGTLGLVRLGGVQVDPALGSEIEFIVVAVIGGCLLTGGYGSTVGASLGALVYAIAREGISLADWDPRWFQAFLGLMLLVALLANGVVRRRLRAVPRS is encoded by the coding sequence GTGCTGCCGGTGAGTCCCGCGCGGCTGGCGCCCTTCGCGCCCGCGCCCACCGTGCCGCCCCGGTCGGCCGGGCGCCGGCTGCTCGACCGCCTGCTGGCCCGGCCGAGCGTGGGCGCGCTGCTCGGCGTCCTGTCCGTGGGCCTGTTCTTCGCCGTGCAGGCGCCCGGGCTGCTCAGCGCGGGCGGCGCGGCCACCGTCGTGGACATCGCGGCCCCGCTGGGCATCGGCGGGGTGGCGGTGGCCCTGCTGCTGGTCGCCGGGCAGTTCGACCTGTCGATCGGCGTGGTCGCGGTTAGCACCAGCCTGGTCACCGCGCTCCTGGTCACCGAGTCCGGGCTGGGCACCTGGCCGGCCCTGGTCGCCTCGCTCGCCGTCGCGCTGCTGATCGGCGCCGTCAACGGCCTGCTGGTGGTGACCACCGGGCTGCCGAGCTTCCTGGTCACGCTGGCCACCTTCCTGGTCCTGCAGGGGGCCTCGCTGTCGCTGTCGGCGGCCATCGCCGGCTCCTCCCGGGTCTCCGGCCTGGCCGGGGCGCCCGGCTGGGAGTCCGCCGTCGCGGTGTTCGGGTCGACCCTGCAGCTGGGCGACGGGCGGTTCCGGATCTCGCTGGTGTGGTGGCTGGTGGCGACGGCGCTGACCACCTGGCTGCTGTTCCGCACCCGGTTCGGCAACGCCGTCCTCGGCACCGGTGGCGCGCCGCGGGCCGCCCGCGAGCTCGGCGTCCCCGTTCGGCGCACCACCGTGCTGCTGTTCCTGGGCACCGCGGCCGCCGGCTGGCTGATCGGCACGCTGGGCCTGGTCCGGCTCGGTGGCGTGCAGGTCGACCCGGCACTCGGCTCGGAGATCGAGTTCATCGTCGTCGCCGTCATCGGCGGCTGCCTGCTGACCGGCGGGTACGGCTCGACGGTCGGCGCCTCGCTCGGCGCGCTGGTCTACGCGATCGCCCGGGAGGGCATCTCGCTGGCCGACTGGGACCCGCGGTGGTTCCAGGCGTTCCTCGGCCTGATGCTGCTGGTGGCGCTGCTGGCCAACGGCGTCGTCCGCCGCCGGCTGCGGGCGGTGCCCCGGTCGTGA
- a CDS encoding ATP-binding cassette domain-containing protein yields the protein MSTAVEVDGTTEERTPPVLDLRAVTVRFGSVPALSRVSLALRAGEVTCVLGENGSGKSSLVAVVSGLLRPVEGELRLDGVPVRFRSPQQARSRGIATVWQDLAVAPLMSVWRNFFLGAEPTRGTWPLRRLDVGRAEEIAAQAMARVGVAGLDPAQPASALQAGERQCLAIARALHFGARVLVVDEPTAPMTIAQRALVLQSVVTARDSGLAVLFVTHNPQYAHLVGDRFLLLGGGRVAGDLTREDVDVEDLTRLVAGGDELTRLGEQLRAAHPDR from the coding sequence GTGAGCACCGCGGTGGAGGTCGACGGGACGACGGAGGAGCGCACCCCGCCGGTGCTGGACCTGCGCGCGGTCACGGTGCGCTTCGGCAGCGTCCCGGCGCTGTCGCGGGTGTCCCTGGCGCTGCGCGCCGGCGAGGTGACCTGCGTGCTCGGCGAGAACGGCTCGGGCAAGTCCTCGCTGGTCGCGGTCGTCTCCGGGCTGCTGCGGCCCGTGGAGGGCGAGCTGCGCCTCGACGGGGTGCCGGTGCGCTTCCGGTCGCCGCAGCAGGCGCGCAGCCGGGGGATCGCCACGGTCTGGCAGGACCTGGCGGTCGCCCCGCTGATGTCGGTCTGGCGCAACTTCTTCCTGGGCGCCGAGCCGACCCGGGGCACCTGGCCGCTGCGCCGGCTGGACGTCGGCCGGGCCGAGGAGATCGCCGCGCAGGCGATGGCCCGGGTCGGCGTCGCCGGGCTGGACCCCGCCCAGCCGGCCAGCGCGCTGCAGGCCGGGGAGCGGCAGTGCCTGGCGATCGCCCGGGCCCTGCACTTCGGCGCCCGGGTGCTGGTCGTCGACGAGCCGACCGCCCCGATGACGATCGCCCAGCGGGCGCTGGTGCTGCAGTCGGTGGTCACCGCCCGCGACTCCGGGCTGGCGGTGCTGTTCGTGACGCACAACCCGCAGTACGCACACCTGGTGGGCGACCGGTTCCTGCTGCTGGGCGGCGGCCGGGTCGCCGGCGACCTGACCCGGGAGGACGTCGACGTCGAGGACCTGACCCGGCTGGTCGCCGGCGGCGACGAGCTGACCCGGCTCGGCGAGCAGCTGCGGGCGGCCCACCCCGACCGCTGA
- a CDS encoding GPGG-motif small membrane protein gives MVTLLWILAVVLVIAGIVGIIRGQLLWGIVLIIVGLLVGPGGVSVFN, from the coding sequence ATGGTCACCCTGTTGTGGATCCTCGCGGTCGTGCTCGTGATCGCTGGGATCGTCGGGATCATCCGAGGTCAGCTGCTGTGGGGCATCGTGCTGATCATCGTCGGCCTGCTCGTCGGCCCCGGCGGGGTCAGCGTCTTCAACTGA
- a CDS encoding DUF3151 domain-containing protein, translating to MTHSHNLLGEPPATLLPVDPGTAALASGTDPAEVAAAHPTSSAAWAALAEGALGGERTIEAYAYARTGYHRGLDALRRNGWKGYGPVPWSHEPNRGFLRCVTVLAQAAERIGETDEHDRCTQLLRDCDPSLAA from the coding sequence ATGACCCACTCCCACAACCTCCTCGGCGAGCCCCCGGCCACCCTGCTCCCGGTCGACCCCGGCACCGCCGCGCTCGCGTCCGGCACCGACCCGGCCGAGGTGGCCGCCGCGCACCCGACGTCCAGCGCCGCCTGGGCGGCGCTGGCCGAGGGCGCGCTCGGCGGCGAGCGCACCATCGAGGCCTACGCCTACGCCCGCACCGGCTACCACCGCGGGCTGGACGCGCTGCGGCGCAACGGCTGGAAGGGCTACGGCCCGGTGCCGTGGTCGCACGAGCCCAACCGCGGCTTCCTGCGCTGCGTCACCGTGCTCGCCCAGGCCGCCGAGCGGATCGGCGAGACCGACGAGCACGACCGGTGCACCCAGCTGCTCCGCGACTGCGACCCGTCGCTGGCCGCCTGA
- the fbaA gene encoding class II fructose-bisphosphate aldolase — protein MPIATPEVYADMINRAKEGGFAYPAINCTSSETINAALRGFADAGSDGIIQFSTGGAEFGSGTRVKDMVTGAVALAEFAHVVAERYPVNVALHTDHCPKDKLDSYVRPLIAISKDRVDAGQEPLFQSHMWDGSAIELTENLEIAQELIEKCAAAKIVLELEIGVVGGEEDGVAHEINEKLYTADGDFVRTAEALGFGEKGVYLLAATFGNVHGVYKPGNVKLRPDVLKRGQEIVAEQFGTAEKPFNLVFHGGSGSDLSDIREAISYGVVKMNVDTDTQYALTRSIAGHMFRNYDGVLKVDGEVGVKKQYDPRTYMKEAEGSMADRVVRACEDLLSAGQSQAG, from the coding sequence ATGCCCATCGCGACCCCCGAGGTCTACGCCGACATGATCAACCGGGCGAAGGAGGGCGGCTTCGCCTACCCGGCGATCAACTGCACCTCGTCCGAGACCATCAACGCCGCCCTGCGCGGCTTCGCCGACGCCGGCAGCGACGGCATCATCCAGTTCTCCACCGGCGGTGCGGAGTTCGGCTCCGGCACCCGGGTCAAGGACATGGTCACCGGTGCCGTGGCGCTGGCCGAGTTCGCCCACGTGGTCGCCGAGCGCTACCCGGTCAACGTCGCGCTGCACACCGACCACTGCCCGAAGGACAAGCTCGACAGCTACGTCCGGCCGCTGATCGCCATCTCCAAGGACCGGGTCGACGCCGGCCAGGAGCCGCTGTTCCAGTCGCACATGTGGGACGGCTCGGCCATCGAGCTGACCGAGAACCTGGAGATCGCCCAGGAGCTCATCGAGAAGTGCGCGGCCGCGAAGATCGTCCTCGAGCTGGAGATCGGCGTCGTCGGCGGCGAGGAGGACGGCGTCGCCCACGAGATCAACGAGAAGCTCTACACCGCCGACGGCGACTTCGTGCGCACCGCGGAGGCCCTCGGGTTCGGCGAGAAGGGCGTCTACCTGCTGGCCGCCACCTTCGGCAACGTGCACGGCGTCTACAAGCCCGGCAACGTCAAGCTCCGGCCCGACGTGCTCAAGCGCGGTCAGGAGATCGTCGCCGAGCAGTTCGGCACCGCGGAGAAGCCGTTCAACCTGGTCTTCCACGGCGGGTCGGGGTCGGACCTCTCCGACATCCGGGAGGCCATCTCCTACGGCGTGGTGAAGATGAACGTCGACACCGACACCCAGTACGCGCTGACCCGGTCCATCGCCGGGCACATGTTCCGCAACTACGACGGCGTGCTGAAGGTCGACGGCGAGGTCGGCGTCAAGAAGCAGTACGACCCGCGCACGTACATGAAGGAGGCCGAGGGCAGCATGGCCGACCGCGTCGTCCGGGCCTGCGAGGACCTGCTGTCCGCCGGCCAGTCGCAGGCGGGCTGA